From Streptomyces sp. TLI_105, the proteins below share one genomic window:
- a CDS encoding NmrA family transcriptional regulator, with amino-acid sequence MTTHTDNNRNTPTTTILVTSATGKTGRRVAERLTARGATVRAGSRSGATVFDWEAPETWAPALRGADAAYVAYYPDLAAPGAVEAMDAFGRLAVENGVRRLTLLSGRGEPAAVLAEEALRAAASGAELTVVRASFFAQNFSEGLLAEGVAEGAVVFPAGDTAEPFIDADDLADVVVETLTADGHAGRVHEVTGPRPVDFAEVAAEISRASGRPVAYRPVPEGEYAGLLAGFGLPAPEAAWLAALFATLLDGHNASSTDGVKRILGREPRSFADFATGVWGGPRS; translated from the coding sequence ATGACGACGCACACGGACAACAACCGGAACACGCCGACCACGACGATCCTGGTGACGAGCGCCACCGGCAAGACCGGGCGGCGCGTGGCCGAGCGGCTGACCGCCCGCGGCGCGACGGTCCGCGCCGGGTCCCGGAGCGGGGCGACGGTCTTCGACTGGGAGGCCCCGGAGACCTGGGCCCCGGCGCTGCGGGGCGCGGACGCCGCGTACGTGGCCTACTACCCGGACCTGGCCGCCCCCGGGGCGGTCGAGGCGATGGACGCCTTCGGCCGGCTGGCCGTGGAGAACGGCGTACGGCGCCTCACCCTCCTCTCCGGGCGCGGGGAGCCGGCGGCGGTCCTGGCTGAGGAGGCCCTGCGGGCGGCCGCCTCCGGGGCCGAACTCACCGTCGTACGGGCCTCGTTCTTCGCGCAGAACTTCTCCGAGGGGCTGCTCGCGGAGGGGGTCGCCGAGGGCGCGGTCGTCTTTCCCGCCGGTGACACGGCCGAGCCGTTCATCGACGCGGACGACCTGGCGGACGTCGTCGTGGAGACGCTGACGGCGGACGGCCACGCGGGACGGGTGCACGAGGTGACGGGCCCCCGGCCGGTCGACTTCGCCGAGGTGGCGGCGGAGATCTCCCGCGCCTCGGGCCGGCCGGTGGCCTACCGGCCGGTGCCCGAGGGCGAGTACGCCGGACTGCTCGCCGGGTTCGGGCTCCCGGCCCCCGAGGCGGCGTGGCTCGCGGCGCTGTTCGCGACGCTCCTCGACGGCCACAACGCCTCGTCGACGGACGGAGTGAAGCGGATCCTGGGCCGCGAGCCGCGCTCCTTCGCCGACTTCGCGACGGGGGTCTGGGGCGGACCGAGGAGCTGA
- a CDS encoding YafY family protein: MKSSRLLSILLLLQTGGRMTADRLAEELGVSVRTVYRDVEALHAAGVPLYGEAGHRGGYRLLPGSRTRLTDLFAREAEALVLAGMPGAAEGLGLGPHFADAQLKLRAALPAALREHVDRLRGRFHIDAPGWYDEGDEAPFLPEVADAVRTGRVLEVRYRRWKEPTDVDRRLEPYGLVLKAGRWYLIAGPGPRTYRVDQILALTVTDEEAVIPEDFDLAAHWRASRTDFHQRLRQGEAVVRLSPRGAARLTGAAARALAATGTPEPDGWTRATLPVESPEHAHDTFLGLGAEVEVLAPEDLRDRIAATVRTLAERYG; encoded by the coding sequence GTGAAGTCCAGCCGTCTCCTCTCGATCCTCCTGCTGCTCCAGACCGGCGGCCGGATGACCGCCGACCGGCTCGCCGAGGAGCTCGGCGTCTCCGTCCGCACCGTCTACCGCGACGTCGAGGCGCTGCACGCCGCCGGCGTGCCCCTCTACGGCGAGGCCGGGCACCGCGGCGGCTACCGGCTCCTGCCCGGAAGCCGCACCCGTCTCACCGACCTCTTCGCCCGGGAGGCCGAGGCGCTGGTCCTCGCCGGCATGCCCGGGGCCGCCGAAGGACTCGGACTCGGCCCGCACTTCGCCGACGCCCAGCTGAAACTGCGCGCGGCCCTCCCGGCGGCCCTGCGCGAGCACGTCGACCGGCTGCGGGGCCGCTTCCACATCGACGCCCCCGGCTGGTACGACGAGGGCGACGAGGCCCCGTTCCTGCCCGAGGTCGCCGACGCGGTCCGCACCGGACGCGTCCTGGAGGTCCGCTACCGGCGCTGGAAGGAACCGACCGATGTCGACCGGCGCCTCGAACCGTACGGCCTCGTGCTCAAGGCCGGCCGCTGGTACCTGATCGCCGGACCCGGACCGCGCACCTACCGCGTCGACCAGATCCTCGCCCTCACCGTCACCGACGAAGAGGCCGTGATCCCCGAGGACTTCGACCTCGCCGCGCACTGGCGGGCCAGCCGGACCGACTTCCACCAGCGGCTCCGGCAGGGCGAGGCCGTCGTACGGCTCTCCCCGCGCGGCGCCGCCCGGCTCACCGGCGCCGCCGCCCGGGCCCTCGCCGCCACCGGCACCCCCGAACCCGACGGCTGGACGCGCGCCACCCTGCCCGTCGAATCGCCCGAACACGCCCACGACACCTTCCTCGGGCTCGGCGCGGAGGTGGAGGTCCTCGCCCCCGAGGACCTCCGCGACCGCATCGCCGCGACCGTACGGACGCTGGCGGAGCGGTACGGCTGA
- a CDS encoding class I SAM-dependent methyltransferase: MAETVLDYEAEAAHYDRTRGGAPRAEAAAEAVLRLVPPGARTLLDLACGTGLVTERLARPGLRVYGADAAHAMVRVAAGRAPGRAVRADARRLPLPDASLDAVTAVWLLHLVPFAADIVAEAARVLRPGGVLVVTVDKDSAHDVDSDIDAVLRPYRTADAASDRADLITGYAAAHGLDPAPGTRFTGHGQGDTPRDTARKLRAGYFASWFTGDPATTETLSAALAALPDQDRRRPDPRYRLASFVRRG; encoded by the coding sequence ATGGCGGAGACCGTGCTCGACTACGAGGCAGAGGCGGCGCACTACGACCGGACCCGTGGCGGAGCGCCCCGCGCCGAGGCGGCCGCCGAGGCCGTCCTGCGACTCGTCCCGCCCGGCGCCCGCACCCTGCTCGACCTCGCCTGCGGCACCGGACTCGTCACCGAACGCCTCGCCCGGCCCGGGCTGCGCGTCTACGGGGCCGACGCCGCCCACGCCATGGTGCGGGTCGCCGCGGGCCGGGCGCCCGGCCGCGCCGTACGCGCCGACGCCCGGCGGCTGCCGCTGCCCGACGCCTCCCTGGACGCCGTCACGGCCGTCTGGCTGCTGCACCTCGTCCCCTTCGCGGCGGACATCGTCGCCGAGGCGGCCCGGGTGCTGCGCCCCGGCGGGGTCCTCGTCGTCACCGTCGACAAGGACTCCGCCCACGACGTCGACAGCGACATCGACGCCGTCCTCCGCCCGTACCGCACGGCCGACGCGGCCTCCGACCGCGCCGACCTGATCACCGGGTACGCGGCCGCCCACGGCCTGGACCCGGCCCCCGGCACCCGCTTCACCGGCCACGGCCAGGGCGACACCCCGCGCGACACCGCCCGGAAGCTGCGCGCAGGGTACTTCGCGTCCTGGTTCACCGGAGACCCGGCGACCACCGAGACGCTCTCCGCCGCCCTGGCCGCCCTCCCGGACCAGGACCGCCGCCGCCCCGACCCCCGCTACCGGCTCGCGAGCTTCGTCAGGCGCGGCTGA
- a CDS encoding helix-turn-helix domain-containing protein — MTTVVTDTGVGPLLRGWREQRRLSQLELALRADSSARHISFVETGRSRPSEEMVLKLAEHLEVPVRERNALLLAAGYAPRYAESPLDAPRLETLRWGIQQLLDGYEPYPALVVDGTYTVVAANRGIGLLLGGLPEHLLAPPMNAMRLTLHPEGLAPRIRNLREWRGHLLAQMERQIALARSEPLRELYEEVAAYPLPERIDPEDRPDAEPYPYFALPLRIEHDGRVLSFVSSISTFNTPMDVTVAELAIETFLPADPETVAYLRSLSARLP; from the coding sequence ATGACAACTGTCGTGACCGACACGGGGGTGGGGCCGCTGCTGCGCGGATGGCGTGAGCAGCGGAGGCTGAGTCAGCTGGAGCTGGCCCTGCGCGCCGACTCCTCGGCACGGCACATCTCGTTCGTGGAGACGGGCCGCTCCCGGCCGAGCGAGGAGATGGTCCTGAAGCTCGCCGAGCACCTGGAGGTGCCGGTGCGGGAGCGGAACGCGCTGCTGCTGGCGGCGGGATACGCGCCCCGGTACGCGGAGTCGCCGCTGGACGCGCCGCGCCTGGAGACGCTGCGCTGGGGCATCCAGCAGCTGCTCGACGGCTACGAGCCGTACCCGGCCCTGGTGGTGGACGGCACGTACACGGTGGTGGCGGCCAACCGGGGGATCGGACTGCTGCTCGGCGGGCTTCCGGAGCACCTGCTGGCCCCGCCGATGAACGCGATGCGGCTCACCCTGCACCCGGAGGGCCTGGCGCCCCGGATCCGGAACCTGCGGGAGTGGCGGGGCCACCTCCTGGCCCAGATGGAGCGTCAGATCGCGCTGGCCCGTTCGGAGCCGCTGCGGGAGCTGTACGAGGAGGTGGCGGCCTATCCGCTGCCCGAGCGGATCGACCCGGAGGACCGGCCGGACGCGGAGCCGTACCCGTACTTCGCCCTGCCGCTGCGGATCGAGCACGACGGCCGGGTGCTGTCGTTCGTGTCGTCGATCTCGACGTTCAACACGCCGATGGACGTGACCGTCGCCGAGCTGGCCATCGAGACGTTCCTCCCGGCCGACCCGGAGACGGTCGCGTACCTGCGCTCGCTCAGCGCGCGGCTGCCCTGA
- a CDS encoding AraC family transcriptional regulator, with protein sequence MDALAGLLDGPRAKGAFLLRMIMEPPWSVRIEDEAPVCLMCVTEGEAWIVPDTGDAVLLRPGDIAIARGPEPYTVAHTPDAPPRARIGPDGGCTTLSGEPLAQSMRLGVRTWGNAPDGGTTVLVGTYLMDGEVGRRLLDALPGLAHLPADVWNCPLMPFLDEEISRDEPGQSVVLDRLLDLLLIAAVRAWFSRPGAEAPAWYRAMADPVVGRALRLLQNDPAHPWTVASLAAKSGASRAALARRFTELVGEPPMAYLTGWRLALAADLLRETDATVESVARQVGYSGAFALSAAFKRVRGISPQEHRSRD encoded by the coding sequence ATGGACGCACTCGCCGGACTCCTCGACGGGCCACGCGCCAAGGGCGCCTTCCTGCTGCGCATGATCATGGAGCCGCCGTGGTCCGTGCGCATCGAGGACGAAGCCCCGGTCTGCCTCATGTGCGTCACCGAGGGCGAGGCCTGGATCGTCCCCGACACCGGCGACGCCGTCCTGCTGCGCCCGGGGGACATCGCCATCGCCCGCGGCCCCGAGCCGTACACCGTCGCCCACACCCCCGACGCCCCGCCCCGCGCCAGGATCGGCCCCGACGGCGGCTGCACCACCCTCTCCGGCGAGCCGCTCGCCCAGTCCATGCGCCTCGGCGTCCGCACCTGGGGCAACGCCCCGGACGGCGGCACCACCGTCCTCGTCGGCACCTACCTGATGGACGGCGAGGTCGGCCGCCGGCTCCTCGACGCCCTGCCCGGCCTGGCGCACCTGCCCGCCGACGTGTGGAACTGCCCCCTGATGCCCTTCCTCGACGAGGAGATCTCCCGCGACGAACCCGGCCAGAGCGTCGTCCTCGACCGGCTCCTCGACCTGCTGCTCATCGCCGCCGTCCGCGCCTGGTTCTCCCGGCCGGGAGCCGAGGCCCCCGCCTGGTACCGCGCGATGGCCGACCCGGTGGTCGGCCGGGCGCTCCGGCTGCTCCAGAACGACCCCGCCCACCCGTGGACCGTCGCCTCGCTCGCCGCGAAGTCGGGCGCGTCCCGGGCCGCGCTCGCCCGCCGGTTCACCGAACTCGTCGGGGAGCCCCCGATGGCTTACCTCACCGGCTGGCGGCTCGCGCTCGCCGCCGACCTGCTCCGCGAGACGGACGCCACCGTCGAGTCCGTCGCCCGACAGGTCGGCTACAGCGGCGCGTTCGCCCTGAGCGCCGCCTTCAAGCGCGTACGGGGCATCAGCCCGCAGGAACACCGGAGCCGTGACTGA
- a CDS encoding trans-aconitate 2-methyltransferase → MSQHRASHPGHQHGHGHGHHDSTHLDWSEMASLLERQAEIASPAYAEAAAWLGTLAPVQGVRRILDVGSGPGVVTSLLAEAFPAAEAVAVDGAPELLTRARARAEARGLGARVSTRHAELPEGIAALGQADLIWAGNSLHHMGDQSAALAGFAGILNPGGLVVLVEGGLPRRHLPQNIGIGRPGLEARLDAAHTEWFGEMRAELPGSKDEPDDWRALLAGAGLTPAGTRTFLVDVPAPVSPAVRELVLAHYERLRDGLAARLDADDKETLDRLLDPADALSLHHRTDLFHLTAHTVHTARKG, encoded by the coding sequence ATGAGCCAGCATCGCGCGTCCCACCCCGGCCACCAGCACGGTCACGGCCACGGCCACCACGACAGCACCCACCTCGACTGGAGCGAGATGGCGTCGCTCCTGGAGCGGCAGGCCGAGATCGCGAGCCCCGCGTACGCGGAAGCCGCCGCCTGGCTGGGCACCCTCGCGCCGGTGCAGGGCGTCCGCCGGATCCTCGACGTCGGCAGCGGCCCCGGTGTGGTGACCAGCCTGCTCGCCGAGGCCTTCCCGGCCGCCGAGGCGGTCGCCGTCGACGGCGCCCCCGAACTCCTCACCCGGGCCCGGGCCCGCGCCGAGGCGCGCGGTCTCGGCGCCCGGGTCTCCACCCGCCACGCCGAACTCCCCGAAGGGATCGCCGCCCTGGGGCAGGCCGACCTCATCTGGGCGGGCAACTCCCTGCACCACATGGGCGACCAGAGCGCCGCGCTCGCCGGGTTCGCCGGCATCCTGAACCCCGGTGGCCTCGTCGTCCTCGTCGAGGGCGGCCTGCCCCGGCGGCACCTGCCCCAGAACATCGGGATCGGCAGGCCCGGCCTCGAGGCCCGGCTCGACGCCGCCCACACCGAGTGGTTCGGCGAGATGCGCGCCGAGCTCCCCGGCTCCAAGGACGAGCCGGACGACTGGCGGGCGCTGCTCGCCGGCGCCGGCCTCACCCCGGCCGGCACCCGCACGTTCCTCGTGGACGTCCCCGCGCCCGTCTCCCCGGCCGTCCGGGAGCTGGTCCTCGCCCACTACGAGCGCCTCCGGGACGGCCTGGCCGCCCGGCTCGACGCCGACGACAAGGAGACGCTCGACCGGCTGCTCGACCCGGCCGACGCGCTGTCCCTGCACCACCGCACGGACCTGTTCCACCTCACCGCCCACACCGTGCACACCGCCCGCAAGGGCTGA
- a CDS encoding 4a-hydroxytetrahydrobiopterin dehydratase, translated as MPTQPLSQKEIEDRLRELPGWSVEEDRLTRTYELGDHFAATALVIHVAQIQQELNHHSDLTLGYNTVALSVNTHSADDAVTEKDFELAERVEQIAPGHGAT; from the coding sequence GTGCCCACACAGCCGCTGTCGCAGAAGGAGATCGAGGACCGGCTCAGGGAGCTTCCCGGCTGGTCCGTCGAGGAGGACCGGCTCACCCGCACCTACGAACTCGGCGACCACTTCGCGGCGACCGCGCTCGTCATCCACGTGGCCCAGATCCAGCAGGAGCTGAACCACCACTCCGACCTCACCCTCGGCTACAACACGGTCGCCCTCTCCGTGAACACCCACTCCGCCGACGACGCCGTCACCGAGAAGGACTTCGAACTCGCCGAGCGCGTCGAACAGATCGCCCCCGGCCACGGTGCGACCTGA
- a CDS encoding low temperature requirement protein A, giving the protein MSWNRQQAMVATGDDHKVTPAELFFDLVFVYAITQVTALMAAAPSPVRMVGAMVVLALLWWCWCAFAWLGNVVRADSGALFGVLVTVMAVVLIVSLAVPDVFTDASGGLSTPLVFVLCYGAVRVLHLTSYWLSSPGDTALRATLRRTAMASVLPPLVLLLIGCAYDGRVQLLWWLGAVAVDYGGIYVTGSSGWRVNSPGHFAERHGLIVIIALGESIVAMGVGVSGFPLSYAVLGASAAGLLLSAGLWRLYFRQLGEAAEHRLTGLDGDDRTRFARDVYTFLHLPLVAGVVLCALGMKKVLQQVADTGHYGLAEPLHGVVAWSLTGGVGVYLLGAAAIVLRTSGRRPTALAVGGVCCLAAGPLVGLVPALVALTVLAAAAALLVGLNSRRGTRTLRTVEAA; this is encoded by the coding sequence ATGTCGTGGAACAGACAACAGGCCATGGTGGCCACCGGGGACGATCACAAGGTGACGCCCGCGGAGCTCTTCTTCGACCTGGTGTTCGTGTATGCGATCACGCAGGTCACCGCCCTCATGGCGGCCGCGCCCTCACCGGTGCGGATGGTGGGAGCGATGGTCGTCCTCGCGCTGCTGTGGTGGTGCTGGTGCGCCTTCGCCTGGCTGGGCAATGTCGTACGGGCCGATTCCGGCGCGCTGTTCGGCGTGCTCGTCACCGTCATGGCCGTCGTCCTGATCGTGTCCCTCGCCGTGCCGGACGTCTTCACGGACGCCTCTGGCGGGCTCTCGACACCGCTGGTGTTCGTGCTCTGTTACGGCGCGGTGCGCGTCCTGCACCTGACCTCGTACTGGCTCTCCAGCCCGGGCGACACCGCGCTGCGGGCGACCCTGCGGCGTACGGCCATGGCGTCCGTGCTGCCGCCGCTGGTGCTGCTGCTCATCGGCTGCGCGTACGACGGCCGGGTCCAGCTCCTGTGGTGGCTGGGGGCGGTGGCCGTCGACTACGGCGGGATCTACGTCACCGGTTCCTCCGGCTGGCGGGTCAACTCCCCCGGGCACTTCGCCGAGCGGCACGGCCTGATCGTGATCATCGCCCTCGGCGAGTCCATTGTGGCGATGGGCGTCGGCGTCTCCGGTTTCCCGCTCTCGTACGCCGTGCTAGGCGCCTCGGCCGCCGGGCTGCTGCTCTCGGCCGGGCTGTGGCGGCTGTACTTCCGGCAGCTCGGCGAGGCCGCCGAGCACCGTCTCACCGGGCTGGACGGCGACGACCGCACCCGTTTCGCGCGGGACGTCTACACGTTCCTGCACCTGCCGCTGGTCGCCGGGGTCGTGCTCTGCGCGCTCGGGATGAAGAAGGTCCTCCAGCAGGTCGCCGACACCGGGCACTACGGCCTCGCCGAGCCGCTGCACGGGGTCGTGGCCTGGTCCCTGACCGGGGGCGTCGGCGTCTATCTGCTGGGCGCCGCCGCGATCGTGCTGCGGACCTCGGGACGGCGGCCGACCGCCCTGGCCGTGGGCGGGGTGTGCTGCCTGGCGGCGGGCCCGCTGGTCGGCCTCGTCCCGGCCCTGGTGGCGCTCACGGTCCTCGCCGCGGCGGCGGCGCTCCTCGTGGGGCTGAACTCCAGGCGGGGCACGCGGACGCTCAGGACGGTGGAGGCGGCCTGA